In the genome of Nocardioides marmoribigeumensis, one region contains:
- a CDS encoding M13 family metallopeptidase, with protein sequence MTILDDARPGMDPDVRPQDDLFGHVNGRWLAETEIPSDRASWGAFHMLAEAAESHVRALLEEADAEADQAPPGSTTQQIGHLYRSFLDEARVEELGASPVAAALAEIAAVTDHPSLAAHVGRAERTGVGGFFGAYVSTDDRNSERYLVQLVQGGLGLPDESYYREEKFASIREAYTGYLSALFALAGDLYAEDPDVSAARVLRLETRLAEGHWERAATRDVIKCYNLMTFEQLRELAPAFAWEEYAEALGATEETLAEVVVRQPSYLAHLSGVVADQSVELADWQAWMSARTLRSAAPYLSSAFVERNFDFYGRTLSGTPELRARWKRAVTFVEGSVGEAVGERYVERHFPPAAKAAMDELVTNLLEAYRRSITDLDWMTEATKARAFDKLRTFRPKIGYPEKFRDYSALRVEPGDLWGNAQRAAEFEHDRQLGKIGSPVDRDEWHMLPQTVNAYYNPGINEICFPAAILQRPFFDLDADPAENYGGIGAVIGHEIGHGFDDQGSEYDELGNLNEWWTEADKAAFRERADKLIAQYDGLSPRALPEEKVNGALTVGENIGDLGGLTIGLKAYLISLGDRPLPESDGLTGTQRLFLNWAHVWRTKDRTELALQRLTVDPHSPPEFRANIARNLDEFHSAFATRPGDGLWLEPEERVRIW encoded by the coding sequence ATGACGATCCTCGACGACGCCCGCCCCGGCATGGACCCGGACGTCCGCCCCCAGGACGACCTCTTCGGCCACGTCAACGGCCGCTGGCTGGCGGAGACCGAGATCCCCTCCGACCGCGCGAGCTGGGGCGCGTTCCACATGCTCGCCGAAGCCGCGGAGTCCCACGTCCGTGCGCTGCTCGAGGAGGCCGACGCCGAGGCCGACCAGGCGCCCCCGGGCAGCACGACCCAGCAGATCGGCCACCTCTACCGCTCGTTCCTCGACGAGGCACGCGTGGAGGAGCTGGGCGCGAGCCCGGTCGCCGCGGCACTGGCGGAGATCGCCGCGGTCACCGACCACCCCTCGCTCGCCGCCCACGTGGGCCGGGCCGAGCGCACGGGCGTCGGCGGCTTCTTCGGCGCCTACGTCAGCACCGACGACCGCAACAGCGAGCGCTACCTCGTTCAGCTCGTGCAGGGCGGCCTCGGGCTGCCCGACGAGTCCTACTACCGCGAGGAGAAGTTCGCCTCGATCCGCGAGGCCTACACCGGCTACCTCTCCGCGCTCTTCGCCCTGGCCGGCGACCTCTACGCCGAGGACCCCGACGTCTCCGCCGCGCGGGTCCTGCGCCTCGAGACGCGCCTGGCCGAGGGCCACTGGGAGCGGGCGGCGACCCGCGACGTGATCAAGTGCTACAACCTGATGACCTTCGAGCAGCTCCGCGAGCTCGCCCCGGCCTTCGCCTGGGAGGAGTACGCCGAGGCGCTCGGCGCGACCGAGGAGACGCTGGCGGAGGTCGTGGTCCGGCAGCCGAGCTACCTCGCCCACCTGTCCGGGGTCGTCGCCGACCAGTCGGTCGAGCTGGCCGACTGGCAGGCCTGGATGTCGGCCAGGACGCTGCGCTCCGCGGCGCCGTACCTCTCCTCGGCCTTCGTCGAGCGCAACTTCGACTTCTACGGCCGCACCCTGTCCGGCACCCCCGAGCTGCGAGCCCGCTGGAAGCGTGCGGTCACGTTCGTCGAGGGCTCGGTCGGCGAGGCCGTCGGCGAGAGGTACGTCGAGCGGCACTTCCCGCCGGCCGCCAAGGCCGCGATGGACGAGCTGGTGACCAACCTGCTCGAGGCCTACCGCCGCTCGATCACCGACCTCGACTGGATGACCGAGGCCACCAAGGCCCGCGCGTTCGACAAGCTGCGCACCTTCCGGCCCAAGATCGGCTACCCCGAGAAGTTCCGCGACTACTCCGCGCTGCGCGTCGAGCCCGGTGACCTGTGGGGCAACGCCCAGCGGGCCGCGGAGTTCGAGCACGACCGGCAGCTCGGCAAGATCGGCTCGCCGGTGGACCGCGACGAGTGGCACATGCTGCCGCAGACCGTCAACGCCTACTACAACCCCGGCATCAACGAGATCTGCTTCCCCGCAGCGATCCTGCAGCGTCCGTTCTTCGACCTCGACGCCGACCCGGCGGAGAACTACGGCGGCATCGGCGCGGTCATCGGTCACGAGATCGGTCACGGCTTCGACGACCAGGGCTCGGAGTACGACGAGCTCGGCAACCTCAACGAGTGGTGGACCGAGGCCGACAAGGCGGCGTTCCGCGAGCGCGCGGACAAGCTGATCGCGCAGTACGACGGCCTCTCGCCGCGCGCGCTGCCCGAGGAGAAGGTCAACGGGGCCCTGACCGTCGGCGAGAACATCGGCGACCTCGGTGGCCTCACGATCGGCCTCAAGGCCTACCTGATCAGCCTCGGCGACCGGCCGCTGCCGGAGTCCGACGGGCTCACCGGCACCCAGCGGCTGTTCCTCAACTGGGCCCACGTGTGGCGCACCAAGGACCGCACCGAGCTGGCCCTGCAGCGGCTGACCGTCGACCCGCACAGCCCGCCGGAGTTCCGCGCCAACATCGCCCGCAACCTCGACGAGTTCCACTCCGCCTTCGCCACCCGGCCGGGCGACGGCCTGTGGCTCGAGCCCGAGGAGCGCGTGCGCATCTGGTGA
- a CDS encoding DUF6458 family protein, which produces MTIGGGILLFVIGAILAFAVDVDIPGIEDNTLGYILMLAGVLVAVLSLAATRRRHSTVAVTRDASGREAVTERHTDSTGGPVV; this is translated from the coding sequence ATGACCATCGGCGGCGGAATCCTGCTCTTCGTCATCGGGGCCATCCTGGCCTTCGCGGTCGACGTCGACATCCCGGGCATCGAGGACAACACCCTGGGCTACATCCTCATGCTGGCCGGCGTGCTGGTCGCCGTGCTGAGCCTGGCCGCCACCCGGCGCCGCCACAGCACCGTCGCGGTCACCCGCGACGCCTCGGGTCGTGAGGCCGTGACCGAGCGCCACACCGACTCCACCGGTGGTCCGGTCGTCTGA
- a CDS encoding outer membrane protein assembly factor BamB family protein, with product MIFLTALSAVLLRDDSPAADCAVAVSSGETSPQLVPRAALLPAGSVGRQRRRVVEAVEGLGGPVGSVITGRFFERLTQRPSVVAYADRLALVTTPQPGRAVVDVVDVDRARTDWRVDLAGDPAWTTFTGGPVGEDLVLAFSGPQPSLLTLAGDSVPLVCGDLPRTGPSTLVRTDQAGSDVVVGSVGADGRRVVRLVDPATGKVGWTRHGRGALASVSVAGDLVLLARADSASLATGGAPTPGPGAWVEALSRSGGSQVWAHRGPAAALLTAGPDGSSYLLRTGGRPRVVALDARGRVRWTRPVPVGFRSAWLWADRLVLRGPDPRGGAMLRALDTSSGRPAWTVRARQAPPVGDSPRPGLGTPLVEDGTAWVPAPNGLLEVDVASGRATRHDSTARVDELLRLGDRAEGRVAVVSGTALLVTR from the coding sequence GTGATTTTCCTGACCGCCCTGTCCGCCGTGCTGCTGCGCGACGACAGCCCGGCCGCGGACTGCGCCGTCGCCGTCTCCTCAGGCGAGACGAGCCCCCAGCTGGTCCCGCGCGCCGCCCTCCTGCCGGCCGGCTCGGTCGGCCGGCAGCGCCGGCGGGTGGTCGAGGCGGTCGAGGGTCTCGGCGGCCCGGTCGGGTCGGTCATCACCGGCCGGTTCTTCGAGCGCCTGACCCAGCGCCCCAGCGTCGTGGCGTACGCCGACCGGCTGGCCCTGGTGACCACCCCGCAGCCCGGGCGCGCGGTCGTCGACGTGGTGGACGTCGACCGCGCCCGGACCGACTGGCGCGTCGACCTCGCCGGGGACCCGGCCTGGACCACGTTCACCGGTGGGCCGGTCGGGGAGGACCTCGTGCTGGCCTTCTCCGGGCCGCAGCCGAGCCTGCTCACCCTCGCCGGCGACTCGGTCCCGCTGGTCTGCGGCGACCTGCCGCGGACGGGCCCCTCCACCCTGGTGCGCACCGACCAGGCGGGGTCCGACGTGGTCGTGGGCTCGGTGGGGGCCGACGGACGGCGGGTGGTCCGCCTGGTCGACCCGGCCACCGGCAAGGTCGGCTGGACCCGTCACGGACGAGGGGCCCTGGCGTCGGTCTCGGTCGCCGGCGACCTCGTGCTCCTCGCCCGGGCCGACTCGGCCTCGCTCGCGACCGGGGGTGCACCGACGCCGGGCCCCGGCGCGTGGGTCGAGGCGCTGTCCCGCTCCGGCGGGTCGCAGGTCTGGGCGCACCGCGGTCCCGCGGCTGCCCTCCTGACCGCCGGACCCGACGGGTCGTCGTACCTCCTCCGGACGGGGGGCCGGCCCCGCGTCGTCGCCCTCGACGCCAGGGGCCGGGTCCGCTGGACACGGCCCGTGCCCGTCGGCTTCCGGTCCGCCTGGCTGTGGGCCGACCGCCTGGTGCTGCGCGGCCCGGACCCCCGGGGCGGCGCGATGCTCCGCGCGCTCGACACCTCCTCCGGACGGCCCGCGTGGACCGTGCGGGCACGACAGGCCCCTCCGGTCGGGGACAGCCCCCGGCCGGGTCTCGGGACGCCGCTGGTCGAGGACGGCACCGCCTGGGTGCCCGCCCCCAACGGGCTCCTCGAGGTCGACGTGGCCTCCGGCCGCGCGACCCGGCACGACTCGACCGCCCGGGTGGACGAGCTGCTGCGCCTCGGCGACCGGGCCGAGGGACGCGTGGCGGTGGTGAGCGGCACCGCCCTGCTGGTCACCCGCTGA
- a CDS encoding substrate-binding and VWA domain-containing protein has protein sequence MAKSKAPIVTAVVVGVVAVVAVKLIVGGGGSEKTPGATPSDAGRDTSGCVSLTVAASSEKAALLGRIASAYEDTDPEVGGTCVAVEVTSVASGGGEQALARGWDEELDGPRPDVWTPAASTWVGLLQQDLAAKDKPDLVPDETPSIASTPLVLAMPRPMAQALGWPAKSLGWSDVLSLVEDQRGWAALGHPEWGRFTLGKTNPNLSTSGLAATIGSFVAATGKSSDLTDRDLEDPRVRRFVQTVERSVVHYGDTTLTYLSNLQRADDRGASLGYVSAVAVEEKSVLDYNNGNPTGDPATLGDHEKPAVPLAAIYPKEGTLFSDSPWVTLDAPWVDEDKRAASADLLSYLRSAKAQKVFTDAGFRTYDGKPGKPITTSEDLIADGVKVTLSPPAPAVLSQVRSAWTQLRKPARVLMLLDVSGSMGEPVPDAGASKLELAKRAAIRAMTQFAPTDEVGLWAFTTDLDGEEQIYRELEPVLPISRQRDDLRRSIRSLTPLNGTPLYAAIRAAVGTMGTSLDADKINAVVVLTDGRNEYPADTDLAGLVRQLGGGSSESPDTSLRVFTIAYGEGADLETLRQISAASNAAAYDATRPESIDKVFTAVLSNF, from the coding sequence GTGGCCAAGTCCAAGGCACCGATCGTCACAGCCGTGGTCGTCGGTGTGGTCGCGGTCGTGGCGGTCAAGCTCATCGTCGGGGGCGGTGGGTCCGAGAAGACGCCTGGTGCCACGCCGAGCGACGCGGGTCGCGACACCAGCGGCTGCGTCTCGCTGACGGTCGCGGCGTCCAGCGAGAAGGCGGCGCTGCTGGGGCGGATCGCCTCGGCCTACGAGGACACCGACCCCGAGGTCGGCGGCACCTGCGTCGCGGTCGAGGTGACCTCGGTCGCCTCGGGCGGCGGCGAGCAGGCCCTGGCGCGCGGGTGGGACGAGGAGCTCGACGGCCCGCGTCCCGACGTGTGGACCCCGGCCGCCTCGACGTGGGTGGGCCTCCTGCAGCAGGACCTCGCCGCGAAGGACAAGCCCGACCTGGTCCCGGACGAGACGCCCTCGATCGCCTCGACGCCCCTCGTGCTCGCGATGCCGCGACCGATGGCCCAGGCCCTCGGCTGGCCGGCCAAGTCCCTCGGCTGGAGCGACGTGCTGTCGCTGGTGGAGGACCAGCGCGGCTGGGCCGCGCTCGGCCACCCCGAGTGGGGCCGCTTCACGCTCGGCAAGACCAACCCCAACCTGTCCACGTCCGGGCTCGCCGCCACGATCGGATCTTTTGTCGCAGCGACAGGAAAGTCGTCCGACCTCACCGACCGGGACCTCGAGGACCCGCGGGTGCGGAGGTTCGTGCAGACGGTGGAGCGCTCGGTCGTCCACTACGGCGACACGACTCTGACCTACCTGTCCAACCTGCAGCGCGCCGACGACAGGGGCGCGTCGCTCGGCTACGTCAGCGCGGTCGCCGTGGAGGAGAAGTCGGTCCTCGACTACAACAACGGCAACCCCACCGGTGACCCGGCGACGCTGGGCGACCACGAGAAGCCCGCGGTGCCCCTGGCGGCGATCTACCCCAAGGAGGGCACGCTGTTCTCCGACAGCCCGTGGGTGACGCTCGACGCCCCCTGGGTCGACGAGGACAAGCGGGCCGCGTCCGCGGACCTCCTGTCCTACCTCCGCAGCGCCAAGGCCCAGAAGGTCTTCACCGACGCCGGCTTCCGGACCTACGACGGCAAGCCCGGCAAGCCGATCACGACCAGCGAGGACCTCATCGCCGACGGGGTGAAGGTCACGCTGAGCCCGCCGGCACCGGCCGTGCTCTCGCAGGTGCGCTCGGCGTGGACCCAGCTGCGCAAGCCCGCCCGCGTGCTCATGCTGCTCGACGTGTCCGGGTCGATGGGCGAGCCCGTGCCCGACGCCGGCGCCTCCAAGCTCGAGCTGGCCAAGCGGGCCGCGATCCGGGCGATGACCCAGTTCGCGCCGACCGACGAGGTCGGCCTGTGGGCGTTCACCACCGACCTCGACGGCGAGGAGCAGATCTACCGCGAGCTCGAGCCCGTCCTGCCGATCTCCCGCCAGCGCGACGACCTGAGGCGGTCGATCCGGTCCCTCACGCCGCTCAACGGCACCCCGCTCTACGCCGCGATCCGTGCCGCCGTCGGCACGATGGGGACGTCCCTGGACGCCGACAAGATCAACGCCGTGGTCGTCCTGACCGACGGCCGCAACGAGTACCCCGCCGACACCGACCTGGCCGGCCTCGTCCGCCAGCTCGGCGGGGGCAGCAGCGAGTCACCCGACACCTCGCTGCGGGTGTTCACGATCGCCTACGGCGAGGGGGCCGACCTGGAGACCCTCCGCCAGATCAGCGCGGCCAGCAACGCCGCGGCCTACGACGCGACGCGGCCGGAGAGCATCGACAAGGTGTTCACCGCCGTGCTGAGCAACTTCTGA
- a CDS encoding VOC family protein, translating into MTTGSSGPLLRFQALCLDTDAAHLEQVAAFWSTALGWEREPGHGGAVLRGEGPGASLWIDVVPEPRTVKHRTHLDVRVDDVETLVAAGARVDDATSFPWVVLRDPEGGELCAFPTREDRGPGLYEVCTDCGPDPLPITRWWAEVLGAHAGQDEGDDWAHLASVEGAPFELWVFCPVPEPKTAKNRFHLDFRATRPDTVDLLVQRGATVLRAPDREISWHVLADPDGNELCVFPAEGS; encoded by the coding sequence ATGACGACCGGGAGCTCGGGACCCCTGCTGCGCTTCCAGGCGCTGTGCCTGGACACCGACGCCGCCCACCTGGAGCAGGTGGCGGCGTTCTGGTCGACCGCGCTGGGCTGGGAGCGCGAGCCCGGGCACGGCGGTGCCGTCCTGCGCGGCGAGGGGCCGGGGGCGTCGCTGTGGATCGACGTCGTCCCGGAGCCGCGCACCGTCAAGCACCGCACCCACCTCGACGTGCGCGTCGACGACGTCGAGACGCTGGTGGCCGCCGGGGCCCGGGTCGACGACGCGACGTCCTTCCCCTGGGTGGTCCTGCGCGACCCCGAGGGGGGCGAGCTGTGCGCCTTCCCGACGCGCGAGGACCGGGGCCCGGGGCTCTACGAGGTCTGCACCGACTGCGGTCCCGACCCGCTGCCGATCACACGCTGGTGGGCCGAGGTGCTCGGGGCCCACGCGGGGCAGGACGAGGGCGACGACTGGGCCCACCTCGCGTCGGTCGAGGGCGCCCCCTTCGAGCTGTGGGTGTTCTGCCCCGTGCCGGAGCCCAAGACCGCCAAGAACCGCTTCCACCTCGACTTCCGCGCCACCCGCCCCGACACGGTCGACCTCCTCGTGCAGCGCGGCGCGACCGTCCTCCGCGCGCCCGACCGGGAGATCTCCTGGCACGTCCTCGCCGACCCCGACGGCAACGAGCTCTGCGTCTTCCCGGCGGAGGGCTCGTGA
- the recC gene encoding exodeoxyribonuclease V subunit gamma, with translation MSIHLHRGTDTTVLADGLAELLAALLPDPFAEEVVVVPAKGVERWLAQRLSHHLGAGPRGGDGVCAGVRFLNPRSLVAMLTGTEDDDPWDPDRFVWPLLRVVDGSLDEPWCATLARHLGHGGADPLDELRRDRRYAVARRLAGLFSSYAVQRPQLVSDWRVGRDTDGAGGVLPEDLRWQPELWRRLLAERDVPAPDQRHAAVVEAIRGGADLALPDRLSMFGHTRMPRTELELLRAVGEVREVHLWLPQASPAGWERLVEETAAGPVRRSDDAGGRLLHHRLLSSLGRDSRELQRSLSLLSPEVETVHAPPAGAAGSSGSSGSSGSSGAPGASGPATLLQLLQHDLRGDLDAGEVARLGDRPRPVGDTSVQVHSCHSPARQVEVLREVLVGLLQDDPTLEPRDILVMCPDVEAYAPLFSATFGLLDSVGADGHPGHQLRVRLADRGLGSTNPLLETALRLVELAGGRATASEVLDLVAEDVVRRRFALDEDDVGELRAWTERSGVRWGLTPALRADFAMVGFPQNTWQAGLDRVLLGAAMAEGDVLVGRRLPLDDVGSTGIDLAGRLAELVERLGSTVEALRSARTLTEWGTALLHGVTAVTDVAPRDGWIRTELERQVASILDEGGAAGDGTTLRLADVRRLLLQHTQPRPTRANFRTGELTVATLVPMRSVPHRVICLVGLDDGVFPRNTVADGDDVLLRDPVTGERDPRGEDRQLLLDAVLAAGTTLVVTYTGRSIHSNEERPPAVPLGELLDALDLTAPGARTGVLTHHRLQPFDPDAFGAQRAATSFDRAALEGARAVVGQRRPRPPFLAAPLPEGRAAVDLDGPTDGGLVVTLEDLQRFYLSPVRGFLRQGLGAGLPAEHDAVEDRMPVELDHLQRWALGDRMLARAVAGQDFETVCNAELTRGQLPPAGLGFAAIRDVTQQVNGLYSASARDRQVTPTAVDVTVDLVVDGVPCRLTGVVPDVRGDTVVRVAFGSLSVKHRWRAWLDLLALSAAHPDRAWTTATYGWVKRAGTAEVSRMGGVTDAAGLLAGLVALQRRGLREPLPVPPRTAYKLAEARLHHKSDYWPIRREWDHDDNAVVPGESAAPEHVRVYGVRAPVDVLLTDALDDDPGPRSERNRLARLACFLWNPVFEHEQVRHA, from the coding sequence ATGAGCATCCACCTCCATCGCGGCACCGACACCACCGTGCTGGCCGACGGCCTGGCCGAGCTCCTGGCCGCGCTGCTGCCCGACCCCTTCGCCGAGGAGGTCGTGGTCGTCCCCGCCAAGGGGGTGGAGCGCTGGCTGGCCCAGCGGCTGTCGCACCACCTCGGGGCAGGGCCCCGCGGTGGCGACGGCGTGTGCGCCGGCGTCCGGTTCCTCAACCCACGCTCGCTGGTGGCGATGCTGACCGGCACCGAGGACGACGACCCGTGGGACCCCGACCGCTTCGTGTGGCCGCTGCTGCGGGTGGTCGACGGCTCGCTCGACGAGCCGTGGTGCGCCACGCTCGCCCGCCACCTCGGCCACGGCGGAGCCGACCCCCTCGACGAGCTCCGGCGCGACCGTCGCTACGCCGTCGCGCGTCGCCTGGCCGGGCTGTTCTCCTCCTACGCCGTGCAGCGCCCGCAGCTGGTCTCCGACTGGCGGGTGGGTCGCGACACCGACGGGGCCGGCGGTGTCCTGCCCGAGGACCTCCGCTGGCAGCCCGAGCTGTGGCGCCGGCTCCTCGCCGAGCGCGACGTGCCGGCCCCCGACCAGCGGCACGCCGCCGTCGTGGAGGCGATCCGCGGGGGCGCCGACCTCGCGCTGCCCGACCGGCTGTCGATGTTCGGCCACACCCGCATGCCGCGCACCGAGCTCGAGCTGCTGCGCGCGGTCGGCGAGGTCCGCGAGGTGCACCTGTGGCTGCCGCAGGCCTCCCCGGCCGGGTGGGAGCGACTGGTCGAGGAGACCGCGGCCGGACCGGTCCGCCGCAGCGACGACGCGGGGGGTCGGCTGCTGCACCACCGGCTCCTGTCCTCGCTGGGACGCGACTCGCGCGAGCTGCAGCGCTCGCTGAGCCTGCTCTCGCCCGAGGTCGAGACCGTCCACGCGCCACCGGCCGGAGCGGCCGGATCGTCGGGGTCGTCCGGGTCGTCCGGGTCGTCGGGGGCGCCGGGGGCGTCGGGGCCCGCCACCCTGCTCCAGCTGCTGCAGCACGACCTGCGCGGCGACCTCGACGCCGGTGAGGTCGCGCGGCTCGGCGACCGCCCGCGACCGGTCGGCGACACCTCGGTGCAGGTGCACTCGTGCCACAGCCCGGCACGCCAGGTCGAGGTGCTGCGCGAGGTGCTGGTCGGGCTCCTGCAGGACGACCCGACCCTCGAGCCCCGCGACATCCTCGTGATGTGTCCCGACGTGGAGGCCTACGCCCCGCTGTTCTCCGCGACGTTCGGGCTCCTGGACTCCGTCGGCGCCGACGGCCACCCCGGTCACCAGTTGCGGGTGCGGCTCGCCGACCGCGGTCTGGGCAGCACCAACCCGCTGCTCGAGACCGCGCTGCGGCTGGTCGAGCTGGCCGGCGGCAGGGCCACCGCCAGCGAGGTGCTCGACCTGGTCGCCGAGGACGTCGTGCGGCGGCGCTTCGCCCTCGACGAGGACGACGTCGGCGAGCTGCGCGCCTGGACGGAGCGCTCGGGCGTGCGCTGGGGGCTGACCCCCGCCCTGCGCGCCGACTTCGCGATGGTCGGCTTCCCCCAGAACACCTGGCAGGCCGGGCTCGACCGCGTGCTCCTCGGCGCCGCGATGGCCGAGGGCGACGTGCTGGTCGGCCGGCGCCTGCCGCTCGACGACGTCGGCAGCACGGGCATCGACCTGGCCGGCCGCCTGGCCGAGCTGGTCGAGCGCCTGGGCTCGACGGTGGAGGCCCTGCGGTCGGCCCGCACGCTGACCGAGTGGGGCACGGCCCTGCTCCACGGCGTGACCGCGGTGACCGACGTCGCCCCGAGGGACGGCTGGATCCGCACCGAGCTCGAGCGCCAGGTCGCCTCGATCCTCGACGAGGGCGGAGCGGCGGGCGACGGCACGACGCTGCGGCTGGCCGACGTACGCCGCCTGCTGCTGCAGCACACCCAGCCGCGCCCGACCCGCGCCAACTTCCGCACCGGCGAGCTGACGGTCGCCACGCTGGTGCCGATGCGCTCGGTGCCCCACCGCGTGATCTGCCTGGTGGGCCTCGACGACGGGGTGTTCCCGCGCAACACCGTCGCCGACGGTGACGACGTCCTCCTGCGCGACCCCGTGACCGGCGAGCGTGACCCGCGCGGCGAGGACCGCCAGCTCCTCCTCGACGCGGTGCTGGCCGCCGGCACGACCCTGGTGGTGACCTACACCGGACGCTCGATCCACAGCAACGAGGAGCGGCCGCCTGCCGTGCCGCTCGGCGAGCTCCTCGACGCGCTCGACCTGACCGCTCCAGGGGCGCGGACCGGCGTGCTGACCCACCACCGGCTGCAGCCGTTCGACCCCGACGCGTTCGGCGCGCAGCGTGCCGCGACCTCCTTCGACCGCGCCGCGCTCGAGGGCGCCCGTGCCGTCGTCGGTCAGCGCCGGCCCCGTCCGCCGTTCCTGGCGGCGCCCCTGCCCGAGGGCCGCGCCGCGGTCGACCTCGACGGACCGACCGACGGCGGCCTGGTGGTGACCCTCGAGGACCTGCAGCGGTTCTACCTCAGCCCGGTCAGGGGCTTCCTGCGCCAGGGGCTGGGTGCCGGCCTCCCCGCCGAGCACGACGCCGTCGAGGACCGCATGCCCGTCGAGCTCGACCACCTCCAGCGCTGGGCCCTCGGCGACCGGATGCTGGCGCGCGCGGTCGCGGGCCAGGACTTCGAGACGGTCTGCAACGCCGAGCTCACCCGCGGCCAGCTGCCGCCGGCCGGGCTGGGCTTCGCCGCGATCCGCGACGTCACCCAGCAGGTCAACGGCCTCTACTCCGCCAGCGCCCGTGACCGGCAGGTCACGCCGACCGCGGTGGACGTCACCGTCGACCTCGTCGTCGACGGCGTGCCGTGCCGGCTGACCGGGGTGGTCCCCGACGTCCGGGGCGACACGGTCGTCCGGGTCGCGTTCGGGTCGCTGTCGGTCAAGCACCGGTGGCGGGCGTGGCTCGACCTGCTCGCGCTCAGTGCCGCCCACCCCGACCGCGCCTGGACCACCGCGACCTACGGCTGGGTCAAGCGGGCCGGCACCGCCGAGGTGTCCCGCATGGGCGGGGTCACCGACGCGGCCGGTCTCCTGGCCGGGCTGGTCGCGCTCCAGCGCCGCGGCCTGCGAGAGCCCCTCCCGGTCCCTCCCCGCACGGCCTACAAGCTCGCCGAGGCGCGGCTGCACCACAAGAGCGACTACTGGCCCATCCGCCGCGAGTGGGACCACGACGACAACGCCGTCGTCCCGGGCGAGAGCGCGGCGCCCGAGCACGTCCGGGTCTACGGCGTCCGCGCGCCGGTCGACGTCCTGCTCACCGACGCCCTCGACGACGACCCCGGGCCCCGCAGCGAGCGCAACCGCCTGGCCCGGCTCGCGTGCTTCCTGTGGAACCCGGTCTTCGAGCACGAGCAGGTGAGACACGCGTGA